The genome window AGCGTGACCTTTCCCGCGGTGACAATCTGCCTCAATGTACTCAGCGCAACGCGCGCGCATTCGACTAGCGATAACAAATTCGGGGAAGAACCCAACAGGCTCGGCTTGGAAGGTGATCGTACATGTCGCGGGACAGAGGGGGACGTCGACTGCCGATTCAAcgggcggggttggaggggtgagATCGGTGCTGAGCTCGTTCGTCGTAACGTCTGCCTTGTCGTCGCGGTTTTGACTAatgacggcgacggcggGGGCTCTTCTGTTGTGGGGGTGACAGTAGATGAAGCTTTGGCTGCTTCCGACAGGGCTTTCAGCGCGGCGTTGATGACCTGCGTCGCGAGGGTGGCTTTGTCACGGCTTGAGAGACCGCCGGCGGTATCTactggggggtttggggcgGGAGTCTTGCCCCGGCGGGAGGGTGCTCGGGATACATTTGAGGTAGCAGTATTAGCCCGCGATCGAGCAGTCGCGGCGCGGGAGGTTGTTCGTGACGGTGGCTCGTCCACTGCAGgtgtgctgctgccgctgctgctctcTTCTTTTGGGAGGAGTAAACTCTTCAACAACGCAGACGTCGCGGGGGTGCACGTCGCGACCGAGGCAACAGCGCTGCGgacggcggcagcagccgtttgactggtggtggcgttgttgttgtttgtaTCCATTACgaagggaaaaaagagaaaatgTCTGCTTGTTGCTGTCGATTTACAAACGAGTTTCTGATTTCCTAATCATATCATTTCTAATCGCAATTGTCGCAAAACAGCCAAAAGCGAGGTCGCAATTCGTTAAAACATCTGTCTCCTCTAAACAAACGACCAAAAAAGatggtgggaagaggggaaaAGAAAGTTGTTGACGTCGATACGAAGTGATGGAGTTATCAAGACAAGAAGACAAGGATGTTGTCGAAGAAGTGGGTGGGCGAGTGATGTCGTCTGGCGTGGAGGCAGTGGACTGGATGGACGGGTTTGAATGTGTTTCCTACCACCCAGAATGGGGCTCGCCAAGAGATTATTGACTCCACGGAGAAAAGTCGGTGCATGCTGGGTGGTTGACCAGGCAACAATCTAGCCTTCTCCACACTTGTTGCCTGCCGGGAAAAGAAACGTTCAGATGGGGTGGGGTGCTTTCTCCTGCAGGGGTTGGTTGAACAGCCGTTGGTGGGATCCATTCGTGTTCAAAGTTTTGATCTTCAACTTCAACGtcttcaacctccaccaccaccaccaccgaccagCTCAATTCGCGATCCCACCAACCGCCCTCTCGATCCGCTAGTCAAAATGTACCGCCCAACCCTCCGCCTCACCCTCCttacccccctcctctcccaaacgACAGCGAcccctcttctccaagcCACCACAGCCCTCCCCTCTCGGGCATCTAGCACAGTCACCGAACCATCCTTCTGGCGCTCCATGATCCCCAAGCCCCTCCGAAaggacaaccaccaccgctccctccccgcccaaaaacaaccccccaaaaaagacTGGAACCCCGCCACATTCTTCATctgcatcttcctcttcatcggcTCCATGTCCATCCAGCAAATCGCCCTCCGCAAAGACTACGAAGCCTTCACCCGCCAGTCCGACGCccgcatctccctcctccgcgaAGTAGTCGAAAAACTCCAATCCGGCCAAGACGTCGACGTGGAAAAGGTCTTGGGCACAGGTGATCCAGAACGCGAAAAAGAGTGGGATGAAGGTTTGTTTTTTATACCAGAGAACAGGTGAAAGCAAACAAAACACTGACACGGACACTATTCATAGTCCTCAAAGAAATCGAGCGCGAGGAGGCTACACGAAAGAGACAGCAGGcagaagctgctgctgccgctgctgctcagGTCAAAGCTGATGctgaagctgctgctgcaagaCGCCCAGCCCCCAAATCTGCTCTTTCAAGCCAAGGCTTCTTCTAGCAAGCTAAACACCCCCATTTCTTGAGGTGCGCGCGGTATATTTCTACAAAAATCTATGACAAGAAATCCTTAAAAACCTCTGCGGGATTTGCTCGCTCAAAGGCCACCGCATAAGGCGCatcatgatggtggtggtggcggcggctcCGAGCTTCCGGTTTGCGCATTGCCT of Podospora pseudopauciseta strain CBS 411.78 chromosome 7 map unlocalized CBS411.78m_7, whole genome shotgun sequence contains these proteins:
- a CDS encoding uncharacterized protein (COG:S; EggNog:ENOG503P53J), producing the protein MYRPTLRLTLLTPLLSQTTATPLLQATTALPSRASSTVTEPSFWRSMIPKPLRKDNHHRSLPAQKQPPKKDWNPATFFICIFLFIGSMSIQQIALRKDYEAFTRQSDARISLLREVVEKLQSGQDVDVEKVLGTGDPEREKEWDEVLKEIEREEATRKRQQAEAAAAAAAQVKADAEAAAARRPAPKSALSSQGFF